TTCGGGCAGCGGTCTTCCTCACGCCGAGATCGCTGCACAGATTGCCAGGCAGGCTCGGGTGCTTTCCGGAACTGACGAGTTCGCCGTCGTTTTTGGCGCGATGGGCATCACATTCGAAGAAGCTGACTATTTCATATCGGATTTTCGGAAGAGTGGTGCAATCAATCAGTCGGTTCTGTTCATGAACCTGGCAAATGATCCGGTCATCGAGCGCATAGCGACTCCTCGTTTTGCACTGTCCGCCGCCGAGTACCTGGCTTTCGAACTCGGAATGCACGTTCTGGTCATCCTGTCCGACATGACCAACTACTGTGAAGCTCTGCGCGAGATCTCCGCAGCGCGGAAAGAGGTGCCGGGCAGGCGCGGCTATCCGGGATACCTCTATACGGATCTGGCTACAATCTATGAGCGAGCCGGCCGCATCAAGGACAAGAAGGGGTCGATCACGCAGCTGCCAATCCTGACGATGCCAGAAGACGACAAGACGCATCCCATTCCGGACCTCACGGGCTACATTACCGAGGGTCAGATCTTCCTGAGCAGGTCATTGCATCAGGCGGGCATCTACCCGCCGATCGATGTGCTGCCTTCGCTTTCGCGGCTGAAGGACAAGGGTATCGGCAAGGGCAAGACGCGCGAGGATCATTCTGGCCTTCTCAACGAGTTGTTCGCCGCCTACGCCCGAGGACGCGATGCCAAGGAGCTTGCAATTGTTCTCGGCGAGTCGGCGCTGACAGAGACGGACCGGACCTTCGTGAAATTCTCGGATGAGTTTGAACGTCGTTTTGTCCGGCAAGACCGCGACGAGGACCGGTCGATCGAACAGACCCTGTCCATCGGGTGGGAACTTCTTTCGATGCTGCCACTGCAGGAACTGAAGCGTGTCTCGCCAGCCATGATAGAGAAGTACATGCCGAAGCGTACGGCGTAGGCAAAGCGATGATCCTCAAGGTCAACCCGACCAGAATGGAACTTCTGCGGATGCAGAAGCGTTTTGTTCTTGCTCGGAGGGGTCACAAGCTTCTCAAGGACAAGCTCGAGGGTCTCATGAAGACGTTCATCAGGCTTGCAGAGGAGTATGGTGACTATCGGGCGCACGTTGACCACGAACTGCCGGACGCACTGGCTGGGTTCAAGGGTCAAACCGCCACGTACCCCGCGGTCGTTGTGGAGCTTCTCTCGCGGACAGTCTCTACTCGTCTGGATATTGAAGCAGGAACCAAGACCGTCATGAATGTGGCCCTGCCTGCGCTGTCCTTCTCGATCTCAGATTTCGAGTCTCCGTCATTCGCCGGACTGGAGGGAGCCGGGGTGGAAGCTTCTCTTCTGAGGCTGTACGAGTTGATCCCGTCCATCGTGAAGCTAGCTCAGATTGAGGCAAGCATACGCCTGATGGCGGAGGAAATTCAGCGAACCCGGCGGCGGGTGAATGCCCTCGAGTATGTCATGATCCCCAACCTTGAGGAGACGATTCGGTTCATTTCGTCGAAACTGGACGAGAATGAACGGGCAAACACCACGAGGCTTCTGAAAATCAAGGAGATGATCCGGTCTCATTGAAGACACGTCAGCGTATGTTCGAGGCGGTCTTGTCATGTCGACAGGCGTATCTCGGGAAGTCCATAGAGGTACTGGACAAGGTCGTCCGACTGCCGGACGACCGCGTTGCTCATCGGGATGTCGTGACATATGCGGGCGGAGCTGTCTGTGTCGTGGCATTGACGGCCGACAATCGTGTCGTCCTTGTGCGCCAATACAGACCAGCCCCCGAGATGGTCATGCTTGAGATCCCGGCTGGGCGCCGTGACGTGCGGGAACACTTTCTCACTGCCGCACGCCGGGAACTTCGTGAGGAGACCGGATATATTGCGAGCTCCTGGAAGAAGTGTATCGAATTCTGGCCCAGCCCCGGCTTCGTCGATGAACGACTGACGTTGTATGTTGCGAAGGGTCTTCGGCATGGTCCCACCGAGATGGATTCCGACGAGTTCGTCAGACCAGTACTGATGCCTGTCACCGAAGCCATTGAACGATGCCGCGACGGGCGCATGAATGATGCAAAGACACTCATCGGGTTGCTCTGGTACGCCGCGTTCGAAGGATCGGAGGGCTCCTAGGCGATGGCTTTCTGGTATGTTGTCGCCTTCCGCATCGCCGCTGTGTTGCCCGTTTGGCTCAAACGGGTCATTGCCCAGTTCATTGCGTGGGGCTACTTTGCCTTCAACGCGAGGCAGAGGCGAGGAGTCTTCGCGAACCTGAGAATCATGCGGCCCGAAGTGAGCCATCGGGAGCTGTCACGGTTGGCGTTGCGGACGTTCGAACAGGCTGGCATGAACCTGGTCGACTTCTTTGGGATACCGTCCACCAGCGATGTCCGCATCGAATCGATGATCGTGAACTTTGCAGACATGCACGTGCTACTCGACCAGCGATCCGCTGGCAGGCCGTTCTGCTTGGTTGGCGGGCATTATGGAGACTGGGAGCTGGCCGGGGCGATGTTTGGCCTTGGCGGTTACAGGACACACGCGATTGCGCTCACGCAGAACAGCCGGGTCGTCCAGCGGCTCTATGAGTTGCTCCGTGTTCGTTTTGGAGTGACGGCCCACGACGTTCGGTTTGGATTCAGGCAGCTCCTCCGACATCTACCAGAGGGCGAAGTGCCGGCCATTGTCTCCGACAGAGACTACACTGGCAGTGGCGAGGAAGTGGAGTTCTTTGGGCATCCAGTCCGCTTTCCCCGTGGGGCAGCACTGCTTTCTTTTCGCAGGAAGCTCGTCGGGATTCCTGTTTTCCTTATACGACAGCAAGACGGCAGGTTTCTGCTGGAGTTTGGCCGACCAATCAACCCGGAAGCCTCGGACGAGCGGTCCTGGGTGCGAGCCTTTGTCGTGGACTTCGTGCAACAGTACGAGGCCATTGTTGACCAGGATCCCACACAGTTTCTGAATTTCTTTGATTTCTGGAGCACCGTCATATGAGAATCGCTGTGGTTATTCCCGCGTTCAACGAAGAACACAACATCGCGGCTGTGGTGGAAGGGGTGCGTCCGTTTGTGACCGCCACCGTGGTCATCGACGATGGTTCTGCCGACAATACAGCTGGGGCCGCGCGTGCTGCGGGTGCCATCGTCCTTTGCCACGAGTCCAATGTGGGCAAGGGCGCTGCGCTCAAGACTGGATTCAGGTATCTCATCGATAGTGGTTATGATGGCGCGGTTACCATCGATGCTGACGGACAGCATGACCCTGCTGAGATCCCACTGTTCATCGCTGCGGCTGAACAAGGCTACGACATGGTCGTCGGAAATAGGATGTCGAATGTCTCGACGATGCCCTTCATCCGAAGATTCGCGAACCATGCGTCTTCATCCCTCATCAGCCTGTTCCTTGGGCAGAACGTCCGCGACAGCCAGAACGGTTTTCGCTACTACAAGCTGACTTCGGTCCTCTCTCTGCCGCTGAAGGCGAACAAGTACGACCTGGAGACCGAGGTGATCTTCAAGATGGGCAGGGCAGGGTATCGGATAGGCTGGGTGCCGACTCGGACGATCTACCGGACGGAGGCAAAGAGCAAGATCAACTCGCTCACTGACACTCTCAGGTTTGTCGGCGTGCTCGTGCGATATGGTCTGTTCAGACGGTAGGTTGACTCGTTGCGCCAGTGCGGACCGCTTTCGAGCGCACAATGTGAAGATAAGAGGGAATTGCAGCCCCTGTCCCCTGGCTGTACAGGTACTCACGAGAGATGAGAATGTGAAGAGGTGTTTGCCTGACAAGAGAGGCTGATTGACGAAGTCGACAAAATCGTGGAGAAAGCCCAGTTGACTGTCAAACAAAAGAGAGTAGACTTTTGATTTGACCGCTTTTTTCCATACCGATATGAAAGGAGAGCCATGCGCGTGGCAGGAGATATTATAGACTTTACCAAAATCAAATCAAGTTACGCGATGCCCGACCTCCTCCAGCTCCAGAAGACGTCTTATGACTGGCTTCTGGGACCAGGTCTTGCTCAGATCTTTGCGAGAGTGTTCCCCATCGACACCGCCAAATTGCGGATCGAGTATGTGAATCACGATATCGAACGGCCCGCCAAGTCGATGGAAAACTGCCGCAAGGCAGGACTGAGCTTTGAGGCGATGGTTCGCGCCAACTTCCGCCTTATCAACAAGGAAACCGGCGAGATACGGGAACAGCCACTCATCATCACGCAGATTCCCCTCATGACGCCGTTTGGAACGTTCCTCATCAATGGCGCGGAACGCGTGATCGTTTCACAACTGGTCCGCTCGCCCGGGGTCTATTTCGAGGGCGGGAAGGACAAACTGTCCGGCGCACAGATCTACATGGTGACCCTTATTCCTGACCGGGGAAACTGGATGGAAATTGAGGCCGGCAAGGATGATGTCATCTATACGCGCCTTCGGAAGAAGGCTCACAAGGTTCCCATGACTCTGGTGCTCAAGGCTCTTGGCATCGAGTCCAACGAGGAGATCGAGCGCCTTTTCACCATCGAGAAGACCGAGCGCCTATCCACCGAACAGCTTCGGTCGATGTTCGATCAGGTCGAGTATACGGCTGTCGAGCCACTTCTGGATTCCAAGGGCAAGGAGATCATCAAGGAAGGTGCTGCGATCACCAGGAAAGCAATGAGCCTTCTCGAGAATCATGGCGCGAGATCGTTCCTGGTCAGCAGCAGGCAGCCTGACCGCTGGATTGTCAAGACACTCAAGGCTGACAAGACCGCGAATCAGGAAGAGGCGGTGAAGCAGATCTTCAAGGAGATGCAGCCGAAGGAGCGCCTTACGCTCGAGGCTGCGCAGAGTCTGCTCTCGACTCTTCTGACCGACCAAGCATACAACACGTTTACGCCGATTGGCCGCTACAAGATCAATAAACGATTTGGAACGGACAGCGATTCTGCCGTTCTGACCAAAGACGACTATGTTTCCATTATTCGGCACCTGATTGATATCCGCGAGCGCAAAGCCAACTTCGATGATATCGACAGCCTGGCGAACCGTCGTATCAGGCGTGTGGGGGAATTGCTTGCCGAGGAAATCCAGGACAGCATGCTGAAGGTAGCCAAGGCGACCCGTGACAAGGTCACGATCTACTCATCAGAGCAGATGATGAACCTCCAGAATGTCCTCAACACCAAGCCGGTCATCTCTTCTATCAGGAACTTTTATGGACAGAGTCAGCTATCCCAGTTCATGGAACAGATCAATCCGTTATCAAGTCTTGCGCACAAGAGACGGCTTAGCTCTCTCGGACCAGGCGGTCTGAACAGGAAACGGGCGGGCGTGGAAGTCCGGGACATCCACTCTTCCCACTACAGCCGTATTTGCCCCATCGAGACTCCGGAGGGCGGAAACATAGGACTTATCAACAGTTTGAGTTCATACGCCAAACTCGACCAGTATGGATTCATCACAGCGCCATATGCCAAAGTCGAGAAGGGCCGCAAGGACGAGAAGAATGTTGTCTATATGGACGCCGAGGAGGAAGAGTACTATTCGATCGCTCAAGCCAATACTGCTGTTGATGAAAAGAGCCGTCTGACTTCGAAGACGGTTGTCGCCCGGCAGCGCAGCGAAGGCGGCGAAATCCTCCCGAAAGAGCTTCCCGCAGGCAAGGTCGACTACATTGACCTCTTGCCGTCGCAGATATTCGGGATTTCAGCCTCGTTGATCCCCTTCCTTGAGCATGACGATGCAAACCGCGCTCTCATGGGTTGCAACATGCAGCGACAGGCGGTGCCGCTGGTACGTCCCGATCGCGCCCGCGTTTCGACTGCCATGGAAGGCAGGGTTGTTCATGACAACGGGGACCTCGTGCTCAGCGATGTGGACGGGATCGTCTCGTATGTGGATGCCGAGCAGATCCGCATTTCGCCTCTGGCTGATGTGGCGGACCTCCAGGCCGGCAGCATTCCGGTGGACGTCATTCCCGTCATGCTCGCTTCAGATGCAAACGAGCCTGGCATTCTTGGCGAGGTCCGCATGGTGCCTATTTCCTTCGCTCCTGCCGGTGTCCCAGAGGATATTCTTAAACTGATAGGCTCGGAGATTTCGCGCGAGCAGGTCGAGGTTCTTTCGGATGCCGGGGTCGAATCGTTTCAATTCGTTCCCGCAGGCTCCATCGTTCAGAATTCGCTGACAGACCTGTTCGACGTGCAGATCAATGATGGTCTGGTCGGGAACGTGCTGGCTGAGGATGTGCTGGAAGGCAAGAACAAGGTCCACAAAGCCGGCACAAAGATCACTGAGACTTTGCTTGGCCGCCTCATCAACAACGCGAAAATCCGTTCTCTTCCGATACAGGAAGGCGATGAGACCACGTCGGTCGAACTGCAGATGCTTGCCATGACTCCCATTGGGCAGCAGGTTCTTGGCCATCGGATTCTGGGTGTGACATCGGGGCAGGACCTGAGCTCCAATATCGGCCGCACAGTCGGCGAGGAGAGTCTCCGCGACCTCTTTGCCAGGGATAAGAATGCGAGCATCCTGACGTACGATCCTGCCAAGGCAGCAGGCTATGAGCTCTTCCGAGTCAACGGATCGCTTACAGGCCAGACACTGGCTGAGGACGTTCAGCTTCGCAAGCCCAAGGTCAGGAAGCTGGCTGTTGGAAGAAAGCTGACCCGCAATGACCTGATTCTGATGGCGAAGAACGGAGTGACCCA
This Coprothermobacter sp. DNA region includes the following protein-coding sequences:
- a CDS encoding V-type ATP synthase subunit B (produces ATP from ADP in the presence of a proton gradient across the membrane; the B subunit is part of the catalytic core of the ATP synthase complex); the encoded protein is MNRDYRTVREIVGPLVLLDGAQNVKYGELVELRTISGLRHGQVLEVSGGTVLIQVFEGSSGMDTGQTVTRFLGHGLQFGVSRDIVGRVFNGLGAPIDGVAPILPEKVLDINGDPMNPYARDYPDEFIQTGISAIDGLNTLVRGQKLPIFSGSGLPHAEIAAQIARQARVLSGTDEFAVVFGAMGITFEEADYFISDFRKSGAINQSVLFMNLANDPVIERIATPRFALSAAEYLAFELGMHVLVILSDMTNYCEALREISAARKEVPGRRGYPGYLYTDLATIYERAGRIKDKKGSITQLPILTMPEDDKTHPIPDLTGYITEGQIFLSRSLHQAGIYPPIDVLPSLSRLKDKGIGKGKTREDHSGLLNELFAAYARGRDAKELAIVLGESALTETDRTFVKFSDEFERRFVRQDRDEDRSIEQTLSIGWELLSMLPLQELKRVSPAMIEKYMPKRTA
- a CDS encoding V-type ATP synthase subunit D, giving the protein MILKVNPTRMELLRMQKRFVLARRGHKLLKDKLEGLMKTFIRLAEEYGDYRAHVDHELPDALAGFKGQTATYPAVVVELLSRTVSTRLDIEAGTKTVMNVALPALSFSISDFESPSFAGLEGAGVEASLLRLYELIPSIVKLAQIEASIRLMAEEIQRTRRRVNALEYVMIPNLEETIRFISSKLDENERANTTRLLKIKEMIRSH
- a CDS encoding ADP-ribose pyrophosphatase, which produces MFEAVLSCRQAYLGKSIEVLDKVVRLPDDRVAHRDVVTYAGGAVCVVALTADNRVVLVRQYRPAPEMVMLEIPAGRRDVREHFLTAARRELREETGYIASSWKKCIEFWPSPGFVDERLTLYVAKGLRHGPTEMDSDEFVRPVLMPVTEAIERCRDGRMNDAKTLIGLLWYAAFEGSEGS
- a CDS encoding glycosyltransferase family 2 protein; protein product: MRIAVVIPAFNEEHNIAAVVEGVRPFVTATVVIDDGSADNTAGAARAAGAIVLCHESNVGKGAALKTGFRYLIDSGYDGAVTIDADGQHDPAEIPLFIAAAEQGYDMVVGNRMSNVSTMPFIRRFANHASSSLISLFLGQNVRDSQNGFRYYKLTSVLSLPLKANKYDLETEVIFKMGRAGYRIGWVPTRTIYRTEAKSKINSLTDTLRFVGVLVRYGLFRR